One Nodularia sp. LEGE 06071 DNA segment encodes these proteins:
- a CDS encoding sugar transferase, which yields MNNQSIKVDKLNEAALDLRAPVRLRLRKGSWSLRLITLISLDYIFLFVAWTLAEYYTASEPSLWYTNEYYLPNLITILIQIGTLCLEGNYQTGRKRYDYWNIIKSLTFAHGLIILIHFLHESSVELTTSELIYSWLFSLFFVYIGRLGIAVTVNYFRQIKLLGRNAVFIICNSQDNEQIISLLNKENKYIIRGIEAPKALDRSYRQNTVEKLKELGVTEVFISWDAIKNRMFLYWLFEVDGITVHILPMELKRIHRKVDFQKIGGMTCINFPCAVITGKDFWIKRTFDFCFTALFLMFTFPIYIAISLAIKMDSPGSIFYRQTRVGLHGQTFQVWKFRTMRADAEKLQKELEALNETKDGILFKIKEDPRITHIGKFLRRYSLDELPQLFNVLCGEMSLVGPRPLPTRDVDNFSESHFIRHEVLPGITGLWQVSGRSDMLDFEQVINLDISYIENWSLRLDFEILLKTISVVLKKEGAY from the coding sequence ATGAACAATCAAAGTATTAAAGTTGATAAATTGAACGAAGCTGCACTAGATTTACGTGCGCCTGTACGCCTGAGACTACGGAAAGGCTCATGGTCGCTGCGATTGATCACACTGATATCGTTAGATTACATTTTTCTATTCGTTGCTTGGACATTAGCTGAATATTATACTGCCTCAGAGCCTTCTCTTTGGTATACAAATGAATACTACTTACCAAACTTAATAACAATATTAATTCAAATAGGTACACTATGTTTGGAAGGTAATTATCAAACCGGGCGAAAACGTTATGACTATTGGAATATTATCAAAAGCCTGACTTTTGCACATGGATTAATCATATTAATCCACTTTCTGCACGAATCATCTGTAGAACTTACTACTTCAGAATTGATATATTCTTGGTTATTCAGCTTATTTTTTGTCTACATTGGTAGATTAGGAATAGCTGTTACAGTCAACTATTTTCGCCAAATCAAATTATTAGGACGGAATGCAGTTTTTATCATCTGTAATTCTCAAGATAATGAACAAATAATTAGTCTACTAAACAAAGAAAATAAATACATCATTCGGGGCATAGAAGCTCCCAAAGCCTTAGATAGATCCTATCGCCAAAACACTGTAGAAAAGCTGAAAGAATTAGGTGTCACAGAAGTTTTTATTTCTTGGGATGCTATCAAAAATAGAATGTTTTTATACTGGTTATTTGAAGTTGATGGTATAACCGTACACATTTTACCAATGGAATTAAAACGAATTCATCGAAAAGTCGATTTTCAAAAAATAGGTGGAATGACTTGTATAAATTTTCCTTGTGCAGTTATTACAGGGAAAGATTTTTGGATCAAGCGAACTTTTGATTTTTGTTTTACTGCTTTATTCCTCATGTTCACATTTCCCATTTATATAGCAATATCTCTAGCTATAAAAATGGATTCCCCCGGTTCGATATTTTATAGACAGACTCGTGTAGGTTTACATGGACAAACATTCCAAGTATGGAAGTTCCGTACTATGAGGGCTGATGCAGAAAAATTACAAAAAGAACTAGAAGCTTTAAATGAAACAAAAGATGGTATCCTCTTTAAAATAAAAGAAGATCCTCGCATTACTCATATAGGTAAATTTCTGCGTCGTTATAGTTTGGATGAATTGCCTCAACTCTTTAACGTTTTATGCGGGGAGATGAGTCTAGTTGGTCCTCGCCCTTTACCAACTAGAGATGTCGATAATTTTTCTGAAAGCCATTTTATTCGTCATGAAGTTTTACCTGGAATTACCGGACTATGGCAAGTTTCCGGACGTTCAGATATGCTCGATTTTGAGCAAGTCATAAATCTTGATATTAGCTACATTGAAAATTGGTCACTGCGATTAGATTTTGAAATTTTGCTCAAAACAATTAGCGTTGTTTTAAAAAAAGAAGGAGCATATTAA
- a CDS encoding glycosyltransferase family 2 protein: MKPDVSVIIPAYNTETYIAQSIESVLLQTLNNIEIIVVMENRVCIWGYQSPCSNEIF, encoded by the coding sequence ATGAAACCTGACGTATCTGTGATTATTCCGGCATATAACACTGAAACTTATATTGCCCAATCAATAGAGTCTGTATTATTACAAACTCTGAATAACATTGAAATTATTGTTGTAATGGAAAACAGGGTTTGCATCTGGGGTTATCAAAGCCCTTGTTCAAACGAAATTTTTTAA
- a CDS encoding oligosaccharide flippase family protein, which translates to MGQKKLLKNSLSLLVNRLTQGFTTFVISAAIARNLGAHVLGQYLLAISYYYIFVNLFSQGLKTLFTRELARNPTETPVYLVSGSILQLIFSIIGYVLLVIVVFLLPYASDTSVICYILGLTIVPFALSNITEAIFQAQERMYLIAVSTVPVYILRLVAMLWVMQLNYGIKHIAGILVISEFLILAIEWLLLIKIVKPKWQISPNFMWNTTKNARTFFAIEGIGIIASKTDVLIISLLGSELFVGLYGAVGQLMQPFFIIASSLMLAAFPGMSKAVDLGREQQRQVTENIIEMLLCMALPFLVGLLFFGNELLIFVYQEENFLQANVILRIISLTLITSIFSRTFSYVLIANGFEKFNLIEVVVTTVVGGLAGIVLVSQFKLVGAAFMSWVMAFTNLSLLMYAVYSRLFSLRLWRVFRRPLIICGLMSIVLFVLKNLSLNFLITLIIATSFYLVFASLIAIYALGGYLSTWQKISNAWNKTVPKR; encoded by the coding sequence ATGGGACAAAAAAAGCTCCTAAAAAATTCATTGTCACTTTTAGTAAATCGTTTAACACAGGGATTTACAACTTTCGTAATTAGTGCAGCCATAGCTCGTAATCTAGGCGCTCATGTACTAGGGCAATACTTACTAGCAATCAGCTACTACTACATTTTTGTCAACCTCTTTTCCCAAGGACTTAAAACCTTATTTACCAGAGAACTAGCTCGCAATCCCACAGAAACGCCTGTTTATCTGGTTAGTGGTTCTATATTGCAGTTAATTTTCAGCATCATTGGTTATGTATTACTAGTTATTGTTGTATTCTTATTACCCTATGCTTCTGATACTTCAGTTATTTGCTATATTCTGGGCTTAACTATCGTGCCTTTTGCGCTTTCTAACATCACAGAAGCGATTTTTCAAGCTCAAGAAAGAATGTACCTAATAGCTGTATCTACAGTACCAGTTTACATACTGCGTTTAGTAGCCATGCTTTGGGTAATGCAATTGAATTATGGCATTAAACATATTGCTGGAATCTTGGTAATTTCAGAATTTTTGATTCTGGCGATAGAATGGCTGTTGCTAATTAAAATAGTTAAACCAAAGTGGCAAATTAGTCCAAATTTCATGTGGAATACCACCAAGAATGCTAGAACATTTTTTGCTATTGAAGGTATAGGAATTATTGCCAGTAAGACCGATGTACTTATCATATCTCTTTTAGGTAGCGAGTTGTTCGTAGGTCTTTATGGTGCAGTAGGACAACTGATGCAACCCTTCTTTATTATTGCTAGTAGTTTAATGTTGGCAGCATTTCCTGGTATGTCAAAAGCAGTAGATTTAGGACGTGAACAGCAGCGCCAAGTGACTGAAAATATTATTGAAATGCTACTTTGTATGGCGTTACCTTTTTTAGTAGGGCTATTATTTTTTGGCAATGAATTGCTAATATTTGTTTATCAAGAAGAAAATTTTCTCCAGGCAAATGTAATTTTACGGATTATTTCGCTAACACTTATTACATCCATATTTTCTCGAACCTTCAGCTATGTACTGATTGCTAATGGATTTGAGAAATTTAACCTCATAGAAGTAGTTGTCACAACTGTTGTTGGTGGATTGGCAGGTATAGTATTGGTTTCTCAATTTAAATTAGTCGGTGCAGCATTCATGAGTTGGGTAATGGCTTTTACTAACCTGAGCTTACTTATGTATGCTGTATATAGTCGGCTATTTTCATTGCGTTTATGGCGGGTTTTTCGTCGCCCATTAATCATCTGTGGATTAATGTCTATTGTTCTATTTGTCCTGAAAAATCTGAGTTTAAATTTCTTAATAACTCTGATAATCGCCACTTCTTTTTATCTTGTATTTGCTAGTTTAATTGCTATTTATGCACTTGGAGGTTACCTTTCTACGTGGCAGAAAATTTCAAATGCATGGAATAAAACTGTACCTAAAAGATGA
- a CDS encoding glycosyltransferase family 4 protein — protein sequence MKICLLHFGFDEYSIQLANSLAEYIDLNLIQTEKVSAISKDILDPRIRVFRLKKPRTRDPRNLLVMNKMMHLIREVQPDVLHVQETNEPWYDLTLLLNKMPPLVTTIHDVFRHPGDRDLIPGSEYTRRIAFYRSQQLIVHSKLLKDVLTQQFRLPEKRINVLPHGELGTLFQHWADDTVYPREPYTLLFFGRIWPYKGLKYLLQAMPLVAERIPEVKLIIAGRGENIDQLLNYWDRTRCEVLHNFIPVEAVAALFKRSAAVVLPYIESSQSGVAAIAYAMGTPVIASNIGGLGEMIRHEQDGLLVPPQDIHALANAIIRLLSDSNLQHKMQKGALARCQEDLNWSNIAAQTVEVYSKAITSKNTPQFG from the coding sequence ATGAAAATTTGTTTATTGCATTTTGGTTTTGATGAATACAGTATACAATTGGCAAATAGCTTAGCCGAATACATTGATTTGAATCTAATTCAAACCGAAAAAGTGTCAGCCATAAGTAAAGATATTTTAGATCCACGCATCCGTGTATTTCGGTTAAAAAAACCCCGTACTCGTGATCCGCGCAATCTACTTGTAATGAATAAAATGATGCACCTCATTAGAGAGGTACAACCGGATGTACTGCACGTTCAGGAGACTAACGAACCTTGGTATGACTTGACGCTGTTGCTAAACAAAATGCCACCTTTAGTTACTACTATTCACGACGTATTCCGTCACCCAGGCGATCGCGATCTGATCCCAGGTTCCGAGTATACGCGCAGAATAGCTTTCTATCGTTCTCAGCAGCTAATTGTCCACTCTAAATTGCTTAAGGACGTTCTAACACAACAATTCCGCTTACCTGAAAAACGAATTAATGTTCTGCCCCATGGAGAACTTGGCACTCTGTTTCAACACTGGGCAGATGATACAGTATATCCTCGCGAACCTTACACACTGCTATTTTTCGGACGCATTTGGCCTTATAAAGGTTTGAAATATTTATTGCAAGCCATGCCTCTGGTTGCTGAACGTATTCCCGAAGTCAAGTTAATTATTGCAGGACGGGGAGAAAATATCGATCAACTCTTGAATTATTGGGATAGAACACGCTGCGAAGTTTTACACAATTTTATCCCTGTTGAAGCTGTCGCAGCTTTATTTAAGCGCAGTGCGGCAGTAGTTCTGCCCTATATTGAATCTTCCCAAAGTGGAGTAGCGGCAATTGCCTATGCTATGGGAACGCCAGTTATTGCATCCAATATCGGCGGTTTAGGGGAAATGATTCGACACGAACAAGATGGTCTGCTTGTGCCACCTCAAGATATTCATGCTTTGGCTAATGCGATCATTCGGCTGTTGAGTGATTCTAACTTGCAACACAAGATGCAGAAAGGAGCATTGGCTCGCTGTCAAGAAGATTTGAATTGGTCAAATATTGCTGCTCAAACTGTAGAGGTTTACAGTAAAGCCATCACCAGCAAAAATACCCCACAATTTGGCTGA
- a CDS encoding O-antigen ligase family protein, which produces MKKNLLFAEKAFTVLSLLHYSGGPLVVIAAGGMSEGDGSGGSADFAVVQLVFLVIYLVTFCLLVLRWKKVINVITKDGLIWALVILALFSIFWSDVPNLTRTRSIALFGTTLFSLYLASRYTLKEQLQLLAWTFGIAIFASCVFILGLPKYGRMTGVHWGAWRGIYYHKNVLGKVMAPSVFVFLLMALETQKRRNFYLFMSILSIFLIIRSGSSSPLGNVFIMTLVLSLVRVVRWRYDYMIPGLVALVTLSTILQIFLQSNAEAIAALFGKDLTLTGRTNMWPYIFDKIWERPWLGYGFGAFWLGLQGHSAYVWYGAGWKSPNSHNGYFDLLLELGFVGLSIYLVGFFTSLWKGLNYLRFVKTPDGFWPVIYLIYIVLANFTESTLIIQNDFFLVIQFSIFFGLRVPQSPVIDSGLTQEIPGVRDNKKKFKNTLYK; this is translated from the coding sequence ATGAAAAAAAATCTGTTATTTGCCGAAAAAGCTTTTACAGTTCTATCGTTATTACATTATTCTGGCGGGCCATTAGTTGTGATCGCGGCAGGAGGTATGAGCGAAGGAGATGGATCAGGAGGATCTGCTGATTTTGCCGTGGTTCAGTTGGTCTTTTTAGTGATTTATCTGGTTACCTTTTGTTTACTTGTCTTGCGTTGGAAAAAAGTAATTAATGTCATAACTAAAGATGGGTTGATATGGGCCTTGGTCATCCTGGCTCTGTTCTCCATTTTTTGGTCTGATGTGCCGAATCTCACTAGAACCCGTAGTATAGCCCTTTTTGGGACAACTCTTTTTTCACTTTACTTAGCCAGTCGCTACACTTTAAAAGAGCAGTTGCAACTTCTAGCATGGACATTTGGTATAGCTATATTCGCAAGTTGTGTATTTATTCTAGGATTGCCAAAATACGGGCGAATGACTGGAGTTCATTGGGGAGCTTGGCGGGGAATTTATTATCATAAAAATGTTCTGGGCAAAGTCATGGCTCCCAGTGTATTTGTGTTTTTATTAATGGCGTTGGAAACACAAAAAAGAAGGAACTTTTATTTGTTCATGAGCATTTTATCAATCTTCTTAATCATCAGGTCAGGCTCATCATCCCCACTAGGGAATGTTTTTATCATGACCTTGGTATTATCTTTAGTTCGTGTTGTCCGGTGGCGATATGATTATATGATTCCGGGCTTAGTTGCTCTTGTCACACTAAGCACAATCTTACAAATATTTTTGCAGAGTAATGCAGAAGCTATCGCAGCTTTATTCGGTAAAGATTTAACGCTAACTGGTCGAACAAATATGTGGCCATATATCTTTGATAAAATTTGGGAACGTCCTTGGTTGGGTTATGGATTTGGTGCTTTCTGGTTAGGCTTACAGGGTCACTCTGCCTATGTCTGGTACGGAGCTGGTTGGAAATCTCCAAACAGCCATAATGGTTATTTCGATCTCTTGCTAGAGTTGGGATTCGTAGGCTTATCAATATATCTGGTCGGATTTTTCACGAGTTTATGGAAGGGACTAAATTATCTCCGATTCGTTAAAACTCCTGATGGCTTTTGGCCAGTAATATATCTCATATATATTGTCCTAGCCAATTTTACAGAAAGTACATTAATTATCCAAAACGATTTTTTCTTGGTAATTCAATTCTCAATATTCTTTGGATTACGCGTACCTCAATCACCAGTAATTGACTCTGGTTTAACGCAGGAAATACCAGGAGTTAGAGATAACAAAAAGAAATTTAAAAATACTCTATATAAATAA
- a CDS encoding glycosyltransferase family 4 protein yields the protein MTNNNPPERIRVLMLGASLDIQGGITSVEKLILDHLPPELQVHHVGTFAPGSARHNAIVFIKAIKKLVWALLQAEADIVHIHFAERGSTLRKAIIVLILLIFRQPFILHAHGATFQEFYAGLPSLIQYFLGNLFGKCNKFIALSESWKSYYSKVFQLEESQITVLHNPVKFPSNVPDRQGHPLVKFIFLGLIGKRGGALDLAKSIIAFPKQDKGAFDLIRALAALPESDKNCAELVLAGNGDLEIAQNLIKELGIENKITIYEWLNPAQRDALMAEADAFVLPSYNEGLPMSMLEAMAWGLPVIVTPVGGIPEVIDHNKNGLIVEPGNQEQLVEAIQILIRNQALRYSLGSAARTSIEYLDIKNYMNSLLDVYTSIIKEKTNFSRKKKII from the coding sequence ATGACTAATAACAATCCACCAGAAAGAATTAGAGTATTAATGCTTGGTGCTAGTCTCGATATCCAGGGAGGAATTACATCAGTTGAAAAACTAATTCTCGATCATCTACCTCCAGAATTACAAGTTCACCATGTTGGCACATTTGCCCCCGGATCTGCACGGCATAACGCTATAGTATTTATCAAAGCAATTAAGAAACTTGTGTGGGCTTTGCTGCAAGCAGAAGCTGACATAGTTCACATTCATTTTGCTGAACGAGGCAGTACTCTTCGCAAAGCAATCATTGTACTGATTTTATTAATTTTTCGCCAGCCTTTTATTCTTCATGCTCACGGTGCAACATTTCAAGAATTTTATGCTGGACTTCCTAGTTTGATACAGTATTTTTTAGGAAACTTATTTGGTAAATGTAATAAGTTTATCGCCCTATCTGAAAGTTGGAAATCTTATTATTCAAAAGTATTTCAGTTGGAAGAAAGTCAAATTACAGTCCTACATAATCCTGTGAAATTTCCATCGAATGTTCCAGATCGTCAGGGACATCCTTTGGTAAAATTTATTTTTTTGGGGCTGATTGGCAAACGTGGCGGCGCACTAGATTTAGCTAAGTCTATTATTGCTTTTCCTAAGCAAGATAAAGGAGCATTTGATTTGATTAGGGCATTGGCAGCATTGCCAGAATCAGATAAGAATTGTGCAGAATTAGTTTTGGCAGGAAATGGAGATTTAGAAATAGCTCAAAATCTCATCAAAGAACTAGGAATTGAAAACAAAATTACTATTTATGAGTGGTTAAATCCTGCACAGAGAGATGCTCTCATGGCAGAAGCAGATGCATTTGTCTTGCCTTCCTATAATGAAGGTCTTCCTATGTCAATGTTAGAGGCTATGGCTTGGGGTTTGCCTGTGATTGTAACGCCAGTTGGTGGCATCCCTGAAGTAATTGATCACAATAAAAATGGTCTCATAGTAGAACCAGGAAATCAGGAACAGTTAGTTGAAGCCATACAAATCCTCATTAGAAATCAAGCCTTAAGATATTCATTGGGAAGTGCGGCTCGTACTAGTATTGAGTACTTAGACATCAAAAATTACATGAATTCCCTGTTAGATGTGTATACATCAATAATTAAAGAAAAAACTAATTTTAGTCGCAAAAAAAAGATAATCTAA
- a CDS encoding WecB/TagA/CpsF family glycosyltransferase produces MQSKLKEISPLEHRYILGMRVDATSYKDATERILAWAEKKQSKCVCLANVHMTMETFDNPKFAQTVNSADLVAPDGMPLVWALGSLGVKETSRVYGPTLTLYVCEAATLMNISIALYGGTPESLAAFAGFLEKKFRGINIVCQISPPFRKLSPEEDAAYTRQIAESGAQILFVGIGCPRQELWIAEHKDQIPAVMLGVGAAFDFHSGRVKQAPMWMQKIGLEWLFRLIMEPRRLWKRYFLHNPRYILFFTIQLIGSWLGL; encoded by the coding sequence ATGCAATCTAAACTCAAAGAGATATCGCCCTTAGAACATCGTTATATTCTCGGTATGCGTGTGGATGCTACTAGCTACAAAGACGCAACTGAAAGAATTTTAGCTTGGGCTGAAAAAAAACAGAGCAAATGTGTTTGTCTTGCTAACGTCCACATGACGATGGAAACCTTTGATAACCCCAAATTTGCTCAAACAGTTAACAGTGCTGATTTGGTTGCGCCGGATGGGATGCCTTTAGTATGGGCTTTAGGATCTCTCGGTGTCAAAGAAACATCGCGAGTTTACGGTCCGACTCTCACCTTATATGTGTGTGAAGCGGCAACATTGATGAATATTTCCATTGCTCTTTATGGGGGTACACCAGAAAGTTTAGCTGCATTTGCTGGATTTTTAGAAAAAAAGTTTCGGGGGATTAATATTGTTTGCCAAATTTCACCGCCTTTCCGTAAATTGAGTCCAGAAGAAGATGCTGCTTACACCCGCCAAATTGCTGAATCAGGAGCGCAAATTCTGTTTGTAGGTATTGGCTGTCCTCGACAAGAATTGTGGATTGCGGAACATAAAGATCAGATTCCAGCCGTGATGCTAGGTGTCGGTGCTGCTTTTGATTTTCATTCTGGTCGTGTGAAGCAGGCTCCAATGTGGATGCAAAAAATAGGTTTAGAGTGGTTATTTAGGCTGATCATGGAACCAAGACGCTTATGGAAACGCTATTTTTTGCATAATCCTCGTTATATCTTATTTTTTACGATTCAATTGATTGGTAGTTGGCTGGGACTATAA
- a CDS encoding GumC family protein, with protein MQSRETVDIHLSKYLSSLKRHRWLGLGILAATVAASVLMTTLVKPSYVAEGKLIFKAPPKIVGANLLGGTDNDGNLKSVVSSQNPINTEIEVIFSPAILQKVLDDLQLTDDKGERLKIEDLQRSLSLRIIGGTDVLSLTYQSKDPEAAAAVVNKLMNVYIENDILTSRAEAKETRQFIAKELPQNEAAVRKAELALREFKEKNKVVNLSQESNSAIELMTNLDSQIANIRSDLDQVIAQRNALSNQVALNEEQALNVILLSQSPAVQGIMAQLQEIERKLATEGSRFQNENPSIILLEEQKTNLESLLQEQIEQTIGSQISVSQGLLQIGELKQNLISDFLAAEVQRLSLAKKLDSLYSSRKIYENRIEIIPQLKEKENQLEQAVELAQFTYQALLKQFQELKLSANKNTSIARIIVHALVPEKSSSGTKLLIVIIGFLFGTFLSITTILLLEMRDRSLKTIQEIREIFGYTLLGIIPLVGKKARPHNRDVESKIPEIPVRDTPHSLTSEMYRMIQANLRFLSSDKVLKTIVVTSAVPQEGKSTVSANLAAAIAQLGRRVLLIDADMRVPSQHHIWQLTNAAGLSEVLVGQAEFKTAACKVMDGLDILTAGVRPPNPLALLDSKRMASLINSFSAEYDFVILDAPPMLIAADALTLSQMTDGIILVARTGVIDSSSAHAAQEMLERSGHNVLGLLVNGVSEKNESIINPYHAKEYVHVEELAK; from the coding sequence ATGCAATCCAGAGAAACAGTAGATATACACTTAAGCAAATATTTATCTAGCTTGAAACGTCATAGGTGGCTAGGATTAGGTATATTGGCTGCAACAGTTGCGGCTAGTGTATTAATGACCACCTTAGTGAAGCCATCCTATGTAGCAGAAGGAAAACTTATATTCAAAGCTCCCCCTAAAATAGTAGGAGCAAACCTGCTTGGTGGCACAGATAATGATGGTAATTTGAAGTCTGTTGTATCTAGCCAGAATCCCATCAATACAGAAATAGAGGTGATTTTTTCACCTGCTATTTTGCAAAAAGTATTAGACGATTTGCAACTAACAGACGATAAAGGAGAACGATTGAAAATAGAGGACCTCCAGAGATCTCTGTCATTAAGAATTATTGGGGGAACGGATGTTTTAAGTCTGACATATCAAAGTAAAGACCCGGAAGCAGCGGCGGCAGTAGTTAATAAATTGATGAATGTTTATATAGAAAATGATATCCTTACCAGTAGAGCCGAAGCAAAAGAAACTCGACAGTTTATTGCCAAAGAATTACCTCAAAATGAAGCTGCTGTACGAAAAGCTGAATTAGCACTACGTGAATTTAAAGAAAAAAATAAAGTTGTCAACCTATCACAAGAATCTAATTCAGCAATAGAGTTAATGACTAATTTAGATAGTCAGATTGCTAATATTCGGTCGGATTTAGACCAGGTAATTGCCCAGAGAAATGCTCTGAGTAATCAAGTAGCTCTGAATGAGGAGCAGGCACTCAATGTGATTCTTTTAAGTCAATCACCCGCAGTGCAAGGAATTATGGCACAACTTCAAGAGATAGAGCGAAAGTTAGCAACTGAAGGTAGTCGATTCCAAAATGAAAACCCCTCAATTATTTTACTAGAAGAGCAAAAAACTAACTTAGAGTCCCTTCTGCAAGAACAAATTGAACAGACTATTGGTAGTCAAATATCAGTTTCCCAAGGACTATTGCAAATTGGTGAACTTAAACAAAATCTGATTAGCGATTTTTTGGCAGCAGAAGTGCAACGCTTAAGTTTAGCCAAAAAACTAGATTCCCTGTATAGTTCTCGTAAAATCTACGAAAATAGAATAGAAATAATCCCCCAGTTAAAAGAAAAAGAAAATCAGCTAGAACAGGCAGTTGAATTAGCTCAATTTACATATCAAGCTCTATTAAAACAGTTTCAAGAGTTAAAGTTATCAGCCAATAAAAATACATCGATTGCCCGGATCATTGTTCACGCTTTAGTTCCCGAAAAGTCATCATCAGGGACGAAATTATTAATTGTGATTATCGGCTTCCTCTTCGGGACGTTTTTGTCAATTACGACGATTTTATTGCTGGAAATGAGAGATAGGTCTCTCAAAACAATTCAGGAAATCAGAGAGATATTTGGATATACATTGCTGGGAATTATTCCCTTAGTTGGTAAAAAAGCACGTCCCCATAATCGAGATGTGGAATCAAAGATTCCAGAGATTCCTGTGAGGGATACACCCCACTCTCTCACAAGCGAAATGTACCGGATGATTCAAGCGAATCTGAGATTTTTGAGTTCAGATAAAGTGCTAAAAACTATTGTGGTGACTAGTGCAGTTCCACAAGAAGGTAAGTCTACAGTTTCAGCTAATTTAGCAGCAGCGATCGCTCAACTAGGTCGTCGAGTGTTACTAATTGATGCAGATATGCGCGTCCCTTCTCAGCATCATATTTGGCAATTAACCAATGCAGCAGGTTTGAGTGAAGTACTTGTTGGTCAGGCTGAGTTTAAAACTGCTGCGTGTAAGGTAATGGATGGTCTTGATATCTTAACTGCTGGAGTGAGACCTCCCAATCCGCTAGCTTTGCTTGATTCTAAACGAATGGCATCTTTAATCAATAGTTTTTCAGCCGAGTATGACTTTGTAATTCTTGATGCTCCTCCTATGCTGATTGCCGCCGATGCTCTGACTCTCAGCCAAATGACTGACGGCATTATATTAGTTGCTCGGACTGGAGTAATTGACTCTAGTAGCGCTCATGCTGCTCAAGAGATGTTAGAGCGTTCCGGTCATAATGTCTTAGGTTTATTGGTTAATGGAGTCAGTGAAAAAAATGAATCTATTATTAATCCGTATCATGCCAAAGAATATGTTCATGTTGAAGAGTTGGCAAAATAG